One window of Pseudodesulfovibrio profundus genomic DNA carries:
- a CDS encoding metallophosphoesterase, with amino-acid sequence MPRMTPKLRGAAFLAGLLLSGLAMVQGLRSPVITEYEVALPELPLDIDGMVIAGLSDLHIGSQQDTDWLKARIEQTMSMQPDMIVLLGDIFEGHSLNYDGLLPVLRTLRAPFGVFAVQGNHEQYGREGNPMQLMADAGFNVLLNKWESPASGLIIAGVEDLTIHSRMAATADPITETLSDRPAGSTVLLSHTPLRTAEAAAQGVGLMLSGHTHAGQVWPFGYLVRLRYPLLEGRHEVDSMTVIICRGTGIWGPRMRLWRPSEILRVTLRSK; translated from the coding sequence ATGCCACGCATGACACCCAAGCTGCGGGGGGCGGCGTTCTTGGCCGGACTGCTCCTGTCGGGATTGGCCATGGTGCAAGGGCTACGTTCGCCTGTAATCACGGAGTACGAGGTAGCCCTGCCCGAATTACCGCTCGACATCGACGGTATGGTCATTGCCGGACTGTCGGACCTTCATATCGGCTCCCAACAGGACACGGACTGGCTCAAAGCTCGCATAGAGCAAACCATGTCCATGCAGCCGGACATGATCGTGCTGCTCGGGGACATCTTCGAGGGACACAGCCTAAACTATGACGGATTGCTGCCCGTGCTACGCACCCTTCGCGCACCGTTTGGTGTCTTTGCGGTTCAGGGCAACCACGAGCAATATGGCCGTGAGGGGAATCCCATGCAGCTCATGGCTGATGCCGGATTCAATGTGCTGCTCAACAAGTGGGAGTCCCCGGCATCGGGGCTGATCATAGCCGGAGTGGAGGATCTAACCATCCACTCACGCATGGCAGCAACCGCAGACCCCATAACCGAAACATTGTCAGACCGTCCTGCCGGGTCCACCGTTCTGCTGTCGCACACCCCACTACGCACCGCAGAGGCGGCTGCACAAGGCGTCGGACTGATGCTAAGCGGCCATACCCACGCAGGGCAAGTTTGGCCTTTCGGTTATCTGGTGCGGCTGCGCTACCCACTGCTGGAAGGACGTCACGAGGTCGACTCGATGACAGTCATCATCTGCCGGGGAACCGGCATTTGGGGGCCGCGCATGCGTCTGTGGAGGCCAAGCGAAATCCTGCGGGTCACCTTACGGTCGAAATAA